The DNA region AAATGCATGAGCACTGATTTTTACTTTAGCTTTTAACTCTCCGCGTCCAAGAATTTTCACCAAATCATTTTTCCCTACAAGTCCGTTTTCGAACAATACTTCAGGATTGATTTCAGTAAGATTTTTCTTTTCAACCAGAGCCTGAATTGAGTCAAGATTTAATCCTTTGTACTCAACACGGTTAATGTTTTTAAATCCGAATTTCGGTAAACGACGCTGGATTGGCATCTGACCTCCTTCGAATCCGATTTTATTTTTAAAACCGGAACGAGCCTTGTCACCTTTGTGACCACGTGTGGATGTTCCACCTCGACCGGATCCTTGTCCGCGACCCAGGCGTTTATTCGCCTTAACAGAACCTTCTGCAGGTTTCAAATTATTCAATTTCATCACTCAGCAGTTATCAATTATTTTACATCTGTCACCTCAAGAAGGTGCTGAACTTTTTTAATCATTCCGAGGATCTGAGCGTTGGTTTCTTTTTCAACGCTTTGGTGCATTTTGGTCAATCCTAATGCACGAAGAGTTTCCTTTTGGTCTTTTGGACGATCAATGGAACTCTTGATCTGAGTTAATTTAACCTTAGCCATTTCCCTGATTCTTATCCGTTAAATACTTTTTCCATTGAAATTCCGCGGTTCTGAGCAACAGTATGCGCATCTCTCAATTGAACGAGGGCTTCGATGGTTGCTTTCACTACGTTGTGTGGATTGGAAGATCCTTGACATTTTGCCAATACATCTTTCACTCCTACGCTTTCCAATACTGCACGCATCGCACCACCAGCAATTACTCCGGTTCCGTTTGCAGCAGGCTTAAGGAATACACGCGCACCACCAAATCTTCCTTCCTGAATGTGCGGAACAGTACCGTTCACAAGAGGAACTTTGATAAGGTTTTTCTTAGCGTCGTCAATTCCTTTAGAAATTGCTTCAGTTACTTCTTTTGCTTTACCAAGACCGTGACCTACAATTCCGTTTTCATTTCCTACTACAACAATAGCAGAAAAGCTGAACGTACGACCACCCTTTGTTACCTTGGTAACACGGTTCACTGCTACAAGACGATCTTTTAATTCGATGTCGGTAGCCTTGACTCTTTTTACATTTTCGTTAGCCATATAGCTTATTCCTTAATCTTTAGAATTTTAATCCGTTTTCGCGAGCTGATTCAGCCAAAGATTTAATTCTTCCGTGGTAAAGATAACCGTTACGGTCGAATACTACTTGCTGAATACCGGCTTTAAGTGCTTTTTCTGCAATTTCTTTTCCGATAAGCTTAGCTTGCTCAACTTTGTTGACCTTCTGAGCATCATCGTTTTTCAGTGAACCTGCAGAAACCACTGTAACCCCTTTCAGATCATCAATGATTTGTGCATAGATCTGTTTGTTGCTGCGAAATACAGACAAACGTGGACGATCAGTTGTTCCTGTAACATTCTTACGAATGCTCTTTTTGATCTTTGATCTGCGAATAACTTTATTACTGGTTGCCATAATCTTAATCTATTATTTTTTGGCTCCGGCTGATTTTCCGGCTTTACGTCTAACATTTTCACCAACGAAACGAATACCTTTTCCTTTGTAAGGCTCAGGCTTACGGAGTGAACGGATTTTCGCCGCTACCATTCCGATCAATTGCTTGTCGTGCGACTCCATAATGATTCGAGGTGCTTGTCCTTTTTCAGCCGTTGTGGTAACCTTGATTTCTTTTGGAAGTTCAAACACAACATTGTGAGAGAATCCTAAAGAAAGCTCAAGCTGCTGACCAGTTGCGTTAGCACGGTAACCTACACCAATGAGTTCTTGTTCAATTTTATATCCTTTCGATACACCTGTAACCATGTTGTTGAGCAGGGCACGATAAAGACCATGAAGAGCGCGAGTTTGTTTTTCATCTCCTTGACGGGTTAAAACCAACTTGTTTTCTTCCATGCTTACAGATACCGATGGATTGATTGCTTGATTAAGTTCGCCTTTTGGCCCCTTAACTGCTACATTGTTTCCTTCGATCTTCACTTCCACCCCTTTCGGGATTTCAATGGGAGCTTTTCCTATACGTGACATATCCGTGAGTTCTTTCTTAGATTAATAAACGAAGCACAATACTTCACCACCAACATTATTCTTGCGAGCTTCTTTGTCGGTCATCAATCCTTTACTTGTAGAAAGGATTGCGATTCCCAAACCGTTTAGAACGCGTGGAAGACTGTCAGCTCCGGTGTATTTACGAAGACCTGGACGGCTGATGCGCTCTAATTTGCGAATCGCGTTGATCTTTGTAACCGGGTGGTATTTCAATGCAATTTTGATGATACCTTGTTTGCTGTCATCCTCAAACTTATAGTTGAGGATATACCCTTTTTCAAAAAGGATTTTTGTCATATCCTTTTTAAGGTTAGAAGCTGGAATCTCAACAACCTTGTGGTTGGCTTTGATTGCGTTTCTAACTCGGGTCAAATAATCTGAAATGGGATCAGTTACCATTTTATTTTCTTTATCTTTTTACCAACTTGATTTAGTTACTCCTGGGATTAAGCCATTCAGGGCCATCTCACGGAATGTCACACGACAAACCCCGAACTGACGCATGTAAGCGCGAGGGCGACCTGTGAGTTGACAGCGGTTACGCATACGAACTGCTGAAGAATTTTTAGGAAGTTTTTGCAAACCATCCCAATCTCCGGCTTTCTTAAGAGCTTCTCTCTTCTCAGCGTACTTGGCTACCATTTTCGCGCGCTTACGGTCACGCGCTTTCATTGATTCTTTTGCCATGTCTCTATTATTTTTTTGTAAATGGGAATCCGAATTCTTTCAATAAAGAGAACGCTTCTTCATTGGTAGTGGCAGTAGTCACAAATGTGATGTCCATACCAAGAATTTTGTTCACTTTGTCGATATTGATCTCTGGGAAAATGATGTGTTCTTTTACACCGAACGTAAAGTTTCCTTTTCCGTCAAATCCTTTTGCATTTACACCACGGAAGTCGCGGGTACGCGGAAGAGAAACAGAAATCAAACGATCGAGAAACTCATACATCACATCTCCACGAAGTGTAACTCTGGCTCCGATTGGCATACCTTTACGGAGTTTAAAGTTGGAGATATCCTTACGAGAATGTGTAGGAACTGCCTTTTGACCAGCAATGATCGAAAGTTCTTTAATTGCAGCTTCTACCAATTTTTTATCGGCAACTGCATCACCAAGACCTTGGTTGATACAGATTTTTGTAATTTTTGGAACCTGCATCGAGCTCTTATAGTTGAACTGCGTTTGCATTGCAGGAATTACTTCTGCCTTATACTTTTGCTTAAGTCTGGGAACGTAGCTCATTACTTAATCACCTCCCCTGATTTTTTAGAAATACGTACTGATTTACCTTTTTCGTCTTTGCGACCAACTCGTGTTGGAGTTCCACCCACAACAAGCATCAAATTTGAAATATGAATACCTGCTTCTTTCTCAACAATTCCACCTTGTGGATTTTTTGCATCGGGTTTGGTATGACGCTTAACGACATTTACACCTTCGATCACCGCACGATCTTTCTTGCGATCGATAGAGATGACTTTCCCTTGTTTGCCTTTGGATTCCCCGGCAAGAACAAGAACAGTGTCGCCCTTTTTAATATTTAGTTTCTTTTGCATACTCTGGAAATTTCTATCGATTAAAGAACCTCTGGTGCAAGTGATACAATCTTCATGTATTGCTTTTCGCGGAGTTCACGAGCAACGGGACCGAAAATACGGGTTCCGCGCATCTCCCCTTGAGCATTGAGAAGCACAACTGCATTGTCATCGAATCGGATGTATGATCCATCCTGACGACGAACTTCTTTTCTGGTGCGAACAACAACCGCTGCAGAAACCTGTCCTTTCTTTACATTACCAGAAGGGAGGGCATCCTTTACGGATACGATGATCTTGTCACCAATTGAAGCATATCTTCTTTTAGTTCCACCAAGTACTCTGATGCAAAGAACTTCTTTTGCACCGCTATTATCGGCTACTGAAAGCCTTGATTCCTGTTGTATCATCGCTCAATATTATTTAGCACGTTCAACGATCTCGATTAATCTCCAGCATTTAGTTTTGCTGAGAGGACGAGTCTCCATGATTTTTACTGTATCACCAATGTTGCATTCATTTTTTTCATCGTGAGCAACAAATTTTTTGGTGCGCTTTACGAACTTACCATACTTCGGGTGTTTCATCTTACGTTCTACAGAAACAACGATGGACTTATCCAT from Flavobacteriales bacterium includes:
- the rplO gene encoding 50S ribosomal protein L15, producing the protein MKLNNLKPAEGSVKANKRLGRGQGSGRGGTSTRGHKGDKARSGFKNKIGFEGGQMPIQRRLPKFGFKNINRVEYKGLNLDSIQALVEKKNLTEINPEVLFENGLVGKNDLVKILGRGELKAKVKISAHAFSAAAKTAIEGKGGETVIL
- the rpmD gene encoding 50S ribosomal protein L30 produces the protein MAKVKLTQIKSSIDRPKDQKETLRALGLTKMHQSVEKETNAQILGMIKKVQHLLEVTDVK
- the rpsE gene encoding 30S ribosomal protein S5; the encoded protein is MANENVKRVKATDIELKDRLVAVNRVTKVTKGGRTFSFSAIVVVGNENGIVGHGLGKAKEVTEAISKGIDDAKKNLIKVPLVNGTVPHIQEGRFGGARVFLKPAANGTGVIAGGAMRAVLESVGVKDVLAKCQGSSNPHNVVKATIEALVQLRDAHTVAQNRGISMEKVFNG
- the rplR gene encoding 50S ribosomal protein L18 → MATSNKVIRRSKIKKSIRKNVTGTTDRPRLSVFRSNKQIYAQIIDDLKGVTVVSAGSLKNDDAQKVNKVEQAKLIGKEIAEKALKAGIQQVVFDRNGYLYHGRIKSLAESARENGLKF
- the rplF gene encoding 50S ribosomal protein L6, producing MSRIGKAPIEIPKGVEVKIEGNNVAVKGPKGELNQAINPSVSVSMEENKLVLTRQGDEKQTRALHGLYRALLNNMVTGVSKGYKIEQELIGVGYRANATGQQLELSLGFSHNVVFELPKEIKVTTTAEKGQAPRIIMESHDKQLIGMVAAKIRSLRKPEPYKGKGIRFVGENVRRKAGKSAGAKK
- the rpsH gene encoding 30S ribosomal protein S8, which codes for MVTDPISDYLTRVRNAIKANHKVVEIPASNLKKDMTKILFEKGYILNYKFEDDSKQGIIKIALKYHPVTKINAIRKLERISRPGLRKYTGADSLPRVLNGLGIAILSTSKGLMTDKEARKNNVGGEVLCFVY
- the rpsN gene encoding 30S ribosomal protein S14 → MAKESMKARDRKRAKMVAKYAEKREALKKAGDWDGLQKLPKNSSAVRMRNRCQLTGRPRAYMRQFGVCRVTFREMALNGLIPGVTKSSW
- the rplE gene encoding 50S ribosomal protein L5; protein product: MSYVPRLKQKYKAEVIPAMQTQFNYKSSMQVPKITKICINQGLGDAVADKKLVEAAIKELSIIAGQKAVPTHSRKDISNFKLRKGMPIGARVTLRGDVMYEFLDRLISVSLPRTRDFRGVNAKGFDGKGNFTFGVKEHIIFPEINIDKVNKILGMDITFVTTATTNEEAFSLLKEFGFPFTKK
- the rplX gene encoding 50S ribosomal protein L24, which translates into the protein MQKKLNIKKGDTVLVLAGESKGKQGKVISIDRKKDRAVIEGVNVVKRHTKPDAKNPQGGIVEKEAGIHISNLMLVVGGTPTRVGRKDEKGKSVRISKKSGEVIK
- the rplN gene encoding 50S ribosomal protein L14, coding for MIQQESRLSVADNSGAKEVLCIRVLGGTKRRYASIGDKIIVSVKDALPSGNVKKGQVSAAVVVRTRKEVRRQDGSYIRFDDNAVVLLNAQGEMRGTRIFGPVARELREKQYMKIVSLAPEVL
- the rpsQ gene encoding 30S ribosomal protein S17; protein product: MAERSLRKERIGVVTSNKMDKSIVVSVERKMKHPKYGKFVKRTKKFVAHDEKNECNIGDTVKIMETRPLSKTKCWRLIEIVERAK